The Azospirillum baldaniorum genome contains a region encoding:
- a CDS encoding Hsp20 family protein, producing MTTRLSLFNSPLLLGFDQFERTLDRIAKNSAEGYPPYNIEQIGDEGLRITLAVAGFTSEDLSVQIEDNQLVIRGRQTDDRSRIYLHRGIAARQFQRSFVLAEGIEVVGASLDNGLLNIDLKRPLPEPKVRTIKIEQPAQAASGTAGPQTIDVAPDRGDA from the coding sequence GTGACGACACGTCTTTCGCTCTTCAACAGTCCGCTGCTCCTGGGCTTCGACCAGTTCGAGCGCACGCTGGACCGCATCGCCAAGAATTCCGCGGAAGGCTATCCGCCCTACAACATCGAACAGATCGGGGACGAGGGCCTGCGCATCACGCTGGCCGTGGCCGGCTTCACCTCCGAGGACCTGTCGGTCCAGATCGAGGACAACCAGCTCGTCATCCGCGGCCGCCAGACCGACGACCGCTCGCGCATCTACCTGCACCGCGGCATCGCCGCCCGGCAGTTCCAGCGCAGCTTCGTTCTGGCGGAGGGGATCGAGGTGGTCGGCGCCTCGCTCGACAACGGCCTGCTCAACATCGACCTCAAGCGGCCCCTGCCGGAACCGAAGGTCCGCACCATCAAGATCGAGCAGCCCGCCCAGGCCGCCAGCGGCACCGCCGGACCGCAGACCATCGACGTCGCCCCCGACCGCGGCGACGCCTGA
- a CDS encoding DUF1150 family protein, which produces MNSFDTDKAAAFLRQLSPQDFATFGLDHVAYVRPVTVDDAPAFSVHAADGTPLTVLAERDVAFATVRQNDMEPLSVH; this is translated from the coding sequence ATGAACAGCTTCGACACCGACAAGGCCGCGGCCTTCCTGCGCCAACTGTCGCCCCAGGACTTCGCCACCTTCGGGCTGGACCATGTGGCCTATGTCCGGCCGGTGACCGTCGACGACGCCCCGGCCTTCTCCGTCCACGCCGCCGACGGCACGCCGCTGACGGTGCTGGCCGAGCGCGACGTGGCCTTCGCCACCGTCCGCCAGAACGACATGGAACCGCTGAGCGTCCATTGA
- a CDS encoding DUF2141 domain-containing protein — MAAACRVGLGLVGAMTLTLAAAGLSAGELRATIADVKPQQGKLWVALYDGADAYKAERRFAGQILEASGTEVTAVFAGLPAGRYGVAVFQDRNGDSVLTTNLLGMPREPYGFSGGATGSAFGPPAFDAFVLEVPDGGTVTTKVPLTE, encoded by the coding sequence ATGGCAGCCGCATGTCGGGTCGGATTGGGGTTGGTCGGCGCGATGACGCTGACCCTCGCCGCGGCGGGACTCAGCGCGGGGGAGCTTCGCGCAACCATCGCCGACGTCAAGCCCCAACAGGGCAAGCTGTGGGTCGCGCTGTATGACGGCGCCGATGCCTACAAGGCGGAGCGGCGTTTCGCCGGGCAAATCCTGGAGGCGTCGGGGACGGAGGTGACGGCGGTTTTCGCCGGGCTGCCGGCGGGGCGCTACGGAGTCGCGGTGTTCCAGGATCGGAACGGCGACTCGGTGCTCACCACCAACCTGCTGGGCATGCCGCGCGAGCCCTACGGCTTCAGCGGCGGGGCGACGGGCAGCGCCTTCGGCCCGCCGGCCTTCGACGCCTTCGTCCTGGAGGTGCCGGACGGGGGGACGGTGACCACCAAGGTGCCGCTGACGGAGTGA
- a CDS encoding LytTR family DNA-binding domain-containing protein: MRETTGPAPGQPRTPYRRRLLGRRLPVLLAAALVLTLLGPFGTFADLTLAQRLAYWCGLIGLGGLAFELLTLAAGHRLRERAGAWRATLAGVVLAVAALMTLTVALLERTLRGMDFLRPLGLAELFVYVVLVTLLVSAIPVWLELRDRGLLAGPTPPPSPFVPDNAPASSPAERPEAAFLARLPARLGRDLLALEMEDHYVRAHTAEGSDLILMRLRDAIAELAGLDGMQVHRSHWVAAAAVAGVERKPDGKLVLVLRNGRRVPVSRSYAAAVREAGWAEKTGP, translated from the coding sequence ATGCGTGAAACGACGGGTCCCGCGCCGGGGCAGCCCCGCACGCCCTACCGCCGCCGGCTGCTGGGCCGGCGCCTGCCGGTGCTGCTGGCCGCCGCGCTGGTGCTGACCCTGCTGGGTCCGTTCGGCACCTTCGCGGATCTGACGCTGGCGCAGCGGCTGGCTTACTGGTGCGGGCTGATCGGGCTGGGCGGTCTCGCCTTCGAGCTTCTGACCCTGGCCGCCGGCCATCGGTTGCGGGAGCGGGCGGGGGCGTGGCGCGCCACGCTGGCCGGGGTGGTCCTGGCGGTGGCGGCGCTGATGACGCTGACCGTGGCGCTGCTTGAAAGGACATTGCGCGGGATGGATTTCCTGCGCCCGCTGGGGTTGGCGGAGCTGTTCGTCTACGTCGTCCTCGTCACCCTGCTGGTGTCCGCCATTCCGGTCTGGCTGGAGCTGCGCGACCGCGGGCTTCTCGCCGGCCCCACGCCGCCGCCATCCCCGTTCGTCCCGGACAACGCGCCGGCATCATCCCCGGCGGAGCGGCCGGAGGCCGCCTTCCTCGCCCGCCTGCCCGCGCGGCTCGGCCGGGACCTGCTGGCACTGGAGATGGAGGACCATTACGTCCGCGCCCACACGGCGGAGGGCAGCGACCTGATCCTGATGCGGCTGCGCGACGCCATTGCGGAGTTGGCCGGGCTGGACGGGATGCAGGTCCACCGCTCCCACTGGGTCGCCGCCGCGGCCGTCGCCGGGGTGGAGCGCAAGCCGGACGGCAAGCTGGTGCTGGTTCTGCGCAACGGCCGTCGCGTGCCGGTCAGCCGCAGTTACGCGGCGGCGGTTCGCGAGGCGGGCTGGGCGGAGAAGACGGGGCCGTAA
- a CDS encoding acyltransferase family protein, which produces MTYRPDIDGLRAVSILSVLLFHAKFPLFSGGYVGVDVFFVISGYLIGSIVLNDAQRGTFSLADFYVRRIRRILPALFAALAVTAALALFLLSPQELKSFSQNLAATTLFSSNIVYYLKSGYFENAAEMNPLLHTWSLGVEQQFYIVFPLAVLALLPYGRSVWVAVLLAAATASFALGVFLVRDHPVAAFYLLPPRLWELVLGALLALGAVPDSRSRAVRELACAVGAALILVSVFALSEATAFPGYAALLPCLGAALVIHAGRSGPTAVGRVLTLRPMVFIGLISYSMYIWHWPLMVFARFYKGRDLTTKETLILLAVIAAVSVLSWRLIEIPFRKPRAASDRRPSKVFARTGWAMAGLAGVGLLGHLSNGLPQRFTDYAPQDISGRELYKEHTCFLETDQPPEAWPGLESCRIGSPKADAPTALLWGDSFAAHYVPGLQNVADTLPFNIVQYTASGCPPIKDLSVNARPNCQEFNRRVDELIDRNGIRIVIMAARWEWYMDTNALDLRRLHETVDTLLNRGIRIVVLGQSPVFRFRNPYDHTYFMKSERAYSITGQAADQPVITATRGARFVDTSDYFCDPDPCKDLPLCRIRDDQGFYFLDQGHFSAHGSTLLVQSIQEVLRAPDPFYGE; this is translated from the coding sequence ATGACGTACCGCCCCGACATCGACGGCCTTCGCGCGGTATCGATCCTTTCGGTTCTGCTGTTCCACGCGAAGTTTCCCCTGTTCAGCGGCGGATACGTCGGCGTCGATGTGTTCTTCGTGATTTCCGGCTACCTCATCGGCTCGATCGTTCTGAACGACGCGCAGCGCGGCACCTTCTCCCTCGCCGACTTCTATGTCCGCCGCATCCGCCGAATCCTTCCCGCCCTGTTCGCGGCGCTGGCGGTCACCGCGGCGCTCGCCCTGTTTTTGCTGTCGCCCCAGGAGTTGAAGAGCTTTTCCCAGAACCTTGCGGCGACCACGCTGTTCTCGTCCAACATCGTCTATTATCTGAAGTCCGGTTACTTCGAGAACGCGGCGGAGATGAACCCGCTTCTCCACACCTGGTCGCTGGGGGTGGAGCAGCAATTCTACATCGTCTTTCCCCTTGCCGTGCTGGCCCTGCTCCCGTACGGGCGTTCGGTTTGGGTCGCCGTTCTGCTGGCGGCGGCGACGGCGTCCTTCGCCTTGGGCGTGTTCCTTGTCCGGGATCATCCGGTGGCGGCCTTCTACCTGCTGCCGCCCCGGCTGTGGGAACTGGTGCTGGGCGCCCTTCTCGCCTTGGGCGCCGTTCCGGACAGCCGCAGCCGCGCGGTGCGGGAACTGGCCTGCGCGGTCGGCGCCGCCCTGATCCTCGTCAGCGTGTTCGCCCTATCCGAGGCCACGGCCTTTCCGGGCTACGCCGCGCTGCTGCCCTGCCTGGGCGCGGCGCTGGTGATCCACGCGGGGCGGAGCGGTCCGACGGCGGTCGGGAGGGTGCTGACGCTGCGCCCCATGGTCTTCATCGGCCTGATCTCCTACTCCATGTACATCTGGCATTGGCCGCTGATGGTCTTCGCGCGATTCTACAAAGGGCGGGACCTGACCACCAAGGAAACGCTGATCCTTCTCGCGGTCATCGCCGCGGTGTCCGTGCTGTCCTGGCGGCTGATCGAAATCCCCTTCCGCAAACCCAGGGCGGCGTCGGACCGCCGGCCGTCCAAGGTCTTCGCGCGGACCGGCTGGGCCATGGCGGGGCTGGCGGGGGTCGGGCTGCTCGGCCATCTGTCCAACGGACTGCCGCAGCGCTTCACCGACTACGCGCCGCAGGACATCTCCGGGCGGGAACTCTACAAGGAACACACCTGCTTCCTCGAAACCGACCAGCCGCCGGAGGCATGGCCGGGCTTGGAGAGTTGCCGGATCGGTTCGCCGAAGGCGGACGCGCCCACCGCCCTGCTCTGGGGGGATTCCTTCGCGGCCCATTACGTGCCGGGGCTTCAGAACGTCGCCGACACCCTGCCCTTCAACATCGTCCAGTACACGGCGTCCGGCTGCCCGCCCATCAAGGATCTGTCCGTCAACGCCCGCCCGAACTGCCAGGAGTTCAACCGCCGCGTCGATGAACTCATCGACCGCAACGGCATCCGCATCGTCATCATGGCGGCGCGGTGGGAATGGTACATGGACACGAACGCCCTCGATCTCCGCCGCCTGCACGAGACCGTGGACACGCTGCTGAACCGGGGCATCCGCATCGTGGTGCTGGGGCAGAGCCCGGTGTTCCGCTTCCGCAACCCCTACGACCACACCTATTTCATGAAGTCGGAGCGGGCCTACTCGATCACCGGCCAAGCCGCCGACCAGCCGGTCATCACCGCCACGCGGGGCGCGCGGTTCGTCGACACCTCCGACTATTTCTGCGACCCCGACCCTTGCAAAGACCTTCCGCTCTGCCGGATCAGGGACGACCAAGGCTTCTATTTCCTGGACCAGGGCCATTTCTCGGCCCATGGGAGCACCCTGCTCGTGCAGAGCATCCAAGAGGTTCTCCGCGCCCCCGACCCGTTCTATGGAGAATGA
- the acnA gene encoding aconitate hydratase AcnA → MTTFTGQDSLKTRRSLSVGGKSYDYFSIKAAEDAGLGDLSRLPYSMKVLLENLLRFEDGRTVSTDDVKAVAQWLHDKRSDREIAYRPARVLMQDFTGVPAVCDLAAMREAMAALGGDPKKINPLVPVDLVIDHSVMVDYFGNPSAFEKNVELEFERNLERYAFLRWGQKAFDNFRVVPPGTGICHQVNVEYLAQGVWTDTDPAGKLVAYPDTLVGTDSHTTMVNGLGVLGWGVGGIEAEAAMLGQPISMLIPEVVGFKLTGRLKEGTTATDLVLTVTQMLRKKGVVGKFVEFYGPGLDHLTLADRATIGNMAPEYGATCGIFPIDAETIRYLTFTGRDADRVAMVEAYARAQGMWRDAGTPDPVFTDALELDMTTVEPSLAGPKRPQDRVPLSQAAQSFGTDLVGAFKAEDADRSVPVKGCGYNLDQGAVVIAAITSCTNTSNPAVLVAAGLLARKAVEKGLKSKPWVKTSLAPGSQVVTDYLAKAGLQPYLDQLGFNIVGYGCTTCIGNSGPLPDPIAAAVEEGNLVVAAVLSGNRNFEGRVNPHTRANYLASPPLCVAYALAGNMKIDLAKDPIGTGHDGQPVYLKDVWPTNQEVQDAIDASLSAEMFRSRYGNVFEGPEQWRGIQTAEGQTYEWQAGSTYVKLPPFFADMPKTPDAVSDVRGARALAVLGDSITTDHISPAGSIKKTSPAGEYLLSHQVRPQDFNSYGARRGNHEVMMRGTFANIRIRNEMLAGVEGGETRHYPSGEQLPIYTAAMRYAQEGVPLVVIAGKEYGTGSSRDWAAKGTKLLGIRAVIAESFERIHRSNLVGMGILPLQFKDGLTRNDLALDGTETFDIDGIEQDLRPRKDVTMTITRADGQTRQVPLLLRIDTVDEVEYYRNGGVLNFVLRNLAK, encoded by the coding sequence GTGACGACGTTCACCGGTCAGGACTCGCTGAAAACCCGCCGCTCCCTGTCCGTCGGGGGCAAGAGCTACGATTATTTCAGCATCAAGGCCGCGGAGGACGCCGGACTGGGCGACCTCTCCCGGCTGCCCTATTCCATGAAGGTGCTGCTGGAGAATCTCCTGCGCTTCGAGGACGGGCGCACGGTGTCCACCGACGACGTCAAGGCGGTGGCCCAGTGGCTTCACGACAAGCGGTCCGACCGTGAGATCGCCTACCGCCCGGCGCGCGTGCTGATGCAGGACTTCACCGGCGTGCCGGCGGTCTGCGATCTGGCGGCGATGCGCGAGGCGATGGCCGCGCTGGGCGGCGATCCCAAGAAGATCAACCCGCTGGTGCCGGTGGATCTGGTCATCGACCACTCGGTGATGGTCGACTACTTCGGCAACCCCTCCGCCTTCGAGAAGAACGTCGAGCTGGAGTTCGAGCGCAACCTGGAGCGCTACGCCTTCCTGCGCTGGGGCCAGAAGGCCTTCGACAATTTCCGCGTCGTGCCGCCGGGCACCGGCATCTGTCATCAGGTGAACGTCGAGTATCTGGCGCAGGGCGTGTGGACCGACACCGACCCGGCGGGCAAGCTGGTCGCCTATCCCGACACGCTGGTCGGCACCGACAGCCACACCACCATGGTGAACGGGCTGGGCGTGCTCGGCTGGGGCGTCGGCGGCATCGAGGCGGAGGCGGCCATGCTCGGCCAGCCCATCTCCATGCTGATCCCCGAGGTCGTCGGCTTCAAGCTGACCGGGCGGCTGAAGGAGGGCACGACGGCGACCGACCTCGTGCTGACCGTCACCCAGATGCTGCGCAAGAAGGGCGTGGTCGGCAAGTTCGTGGAGTTCTACGGGCCGGGTCTGGATCACCTGACGCTGGCCGACCGCGCCACCATCGGCAACATGGCCCCGGAATACGGCGCCACCTGCGGCATCTTCCCGATCGACGCGGAAACCATCCGCTACCTGACCTTCACCGGCCGCGACGCCGACCGCGTGGCGATGGTCGAGGCCTACGCCCGCGCCCAGGGCATGTGGCGCGACGCCGGCACCCCGGACCCCGTCTTCACCGACGCGCTGGAGCTGGACATGACGACGGTCGAGCCGTCGCTGGCCGGCCCGAAGCGTCCGCAGGACCGCGTGCCGCTGTCCCAGGCGGCGCAGAGCTTCGGCACCGATCTGGTCGGCGCCTTCAAGGCGGAGGACGCCGACCGCTCCGTTCCGGTGAAGGGCTGCGGCTACAACCTCGACCAGGGCGCGGTGGTGATCGCCGCCATCACCTCCTGCACCAACACCTCCAACCCGGCGGTTCTGGTGGCCGCCGGTCTGCTCGCCCGCAAGGCGGTGGAGAAGGGGCTGAAGTCCAAGCCCTGGGTCAAGACCTCGCTGGCGCCGGGCTCGCAGGTGGTCACCGACTATCTGGCCAAGGCCGGGCTCCAGCCCTACCTCGACCAGCTCGGTTTCAACATCGTCGGCTACGGCTGCACCACCTGCATCGGCAACAGCGGCCCGCTGCCCGACCCCATCGCTGCGGCGGTGGAGGAGGGCAACCTCGTGGTCGCCGCGGTGCTGTCGGGCAACCGCAACTTCGAAGGCCGGGTGAACCCGCACACGCGGGCGAACTATCTGGCCTCGCCGCCGCTGTGCGTCGCCTACGCGCTGGCCGGCAACATGAAGATCGACCTGGCCAAGGACCCCATCGGCACCGGCCATGACGGCCAGCCCGTCTACCTGAAGGACGTCTGGCCGACCAACCAGGAAGTCCAGGACGCCATCGACGCCTCGCTGTCGGCGGAGATGTTCCGCAGCCGCTACGGCAACGTGTTCGAGGGGCCGGAGCAGTGGCGCGGCATCCAGACCGCCGAGGGCCAGACCTACGAGTGGCAGGCGGGCAGCACCTACGTGAAGCTGCCGCCCTTCTTCGCCGACATGCCGAAGACTCCCGACGCGGTGAGCGACGTGCGGGGCGCCCGCGCGCTCGCCGTGCTCGGCGACAGCATCACCACCGACCACATCTCGCCCGCCGGCTCGATCAAGAAGACCAGCCCGGCCGGCGAGTATCTGCTGAGCCATCAGGTGCGTCCGCAGGACTTCAACTCCTACGGGGCACGGCGCGGCAACCACGAGGTGATGATGCGCGGCACCTTCGCCAACATCCGCATCCGCAACGAGATGCTGGCGGGCGTGGAGGGCGGCGAGACCCGGCACTATCCCTCGGGCGAGCAGTTGCCGATCTACACCGCGGCGATGCGCTACGCCCAGGAGGGCGTGCCGCTGGTGGTCATCGCCGGCAAGGAGTACGGCACCGGCTCCAGCCGCGACTGGGCGGCCAAGGGCACCAAGCTGCTGGGCATCCGCGCCGTGATCGCCGAGAGCTTCGAGCGCATCCACCGCTCCAACCTCGTCGGGATGGGCATCCTGCCGCTCCAGTTCAAGGATGGGCTGACCCGCAACGATCTGGCGCTGGACGGCACGGAGACCTTCGACATCGACGGCATAGAGCAGGACCTGCGCCCGCGCAAGGACGTGACGATGACCATCACCCGCGCCGATGGGCAGACCCGGCAGGTGCCGCTGCTGCTGCGCATCGATACGGTGGACGAGGTCGAGTATTACCGGAACGGCGGCGTGCTGAACTTCGTCCTGCGCAATCTGGCGAAGTGA
- a CDS encoding ABC transporter substrate-binding protein, with protein MAWRAPALAAVALAAVVLCAPVAAAPEPPQGAQFFPHLVYRSGPYAPYGIPLADGVADYLTLVNRRDGGIGGVPIAWEECDTGYNTDRGVDCYERLKAKGPTGAAAVLPLSTGITYALIERGAADHIPVFSSGYGRADVSDGRVFPYAVNAPASYWTGIDAAISHIATELGGTERLRGRKIAYVYHDSAFGKEPLPMLEALRGPLGFEMRSFPVAPPGLDQRAVWTQIARHYRPDYVILWGWGVQNSTALREAAAAGYPADRMIGVWWAGSELDVRPVGPAAVGYKAVAFHAAGADLPVIRAIRERVHAHGLGTGDPGQIGTVLYNRGVFNAAVLVEAIRTAQGKYGRRPLTGAQVAWGFDHLDLTAERLTDLGLDGFMQPLRITCADHEGIVPLHVQQWDGERWLDVSGPIEPRRALIRKLVTESARRFAAERKIEPRACD; from the coding sequence ATGGCATGGCGCGCCCCAGCTTTGGCGGCGGTGGCCCTGGCGGCGGTGGTGCTGTGCGCCCCGGTTGCGGCCGCCCCGGAGCCGCCGCAAGGGGCGCAGTTCTTCCCGCACCTCGTCTACCGCAGCGGCCCCTACGCGCCCTACGGCATCCCGCTGGCCGACGGGGTGGCCGATTATCTGACGCTGGTCAACCGGCGCGACGGCGGCATCGGCGGGGTGCCCATCGCCTGGGAGGAGTGCGACACCGGCTACAACACCGACCGCGGGGTGGACTGCTACGAGCGGCTGAAGGCCAAGGGGCCGACCGGCGCCGCCGCCGTCCTGCCGCTGTCCACCGGCATCACCTACGCCCTGATCGAGCGCGGGGCCGCCGACCATATCCCGGTCTTCTCCTCCGGCTACGGGCGGGCGGACGTGTCCGACGGGCGGGTCTTCCCCTACGCGGTCAACGCCCCGGCCAGCTATTGGACGGGCATCGACGCCGCGATCAGCCACATCGCAACGGAGCTGGGCGGGACGGAGCGGCTGCGCGGGCGGAAGATCGCCTACGTCTACCATGACAGCGCCTTCGGCAAGGAGCCGCTGCCCATGCTGGAGGCGCTGCGCGGCCCGCTCGGCTTCGAGATGCGCAGCTTCCCCGTCGCCCCGCCGGGGCTGGACCAGCGCGCCGTGTGGACGCAGATCGCCCGCCACTACCGGCCCGATTACGTGATCCTGTGGGGCTGGGGCGTGCAGAACTCCACCGCCCTGCGCGAGGCCGCCGCCGCCGGCTATCCGGCCGACCGCATGATCGGCGTCTGGTGGGCCGGGTCGGAGCTGGACGTCCGGCCGGTCGGCCCTGCTGCGGTCGGCTACAAGGCGGTCGCCTTCCACGCCGCCGGGGCGGACCTGCCGGTGATCCGCGCCATCCGCGAGCGGGTTCACGCCCATGGCCTGGGGACCGGCGATCCCGGCCAGATCGGCACGGTGCTCTACAACCGCGGAGTCTTCAACGCCGCCGTCCTGGTCGAGGCCATCCGCACCGCGCAGGGCAAATACGGCCGCCGGCCGCTGACCGGGGCTCAGGTGGCCTGGGGTTTCGACCATCTGGACCTGACCGCCGAACGGCTGACCGATCTGGGGCTGGACGGCTTTATGCAGCCGCTGCGCATCACCTGCGCCGACCATGAGGGGATCGTGCCGCTGCATGTGCAGCAGTGGGACGGGGAGCGCTGGCTGGACGTCTCCGGCCCCATCGAGCCGCGCCGCGCCCTGATCCGCAAGCTGGTGACGGAGTCGGCCCGGCGCTTCGCGGCGGAGCGCAAGATCGAGCCGCGCGCCTGCGATTAG
- a CDS encoding class I SAM-dependent methyltransferase, whose translation MRHNFQDRERWRNPDWRTKFVAWWEGYDLAALSRLARTAPASRLPLRGPVAALGSAAPAAALPPEAPRPDADLERLENLQLDRQGEPVWSVARTEGAQMLWGQDCVGPGDSQWMVESVRSFGLNPAKSVLDLSAGLGGPARGIVDSYDTWVTGLEMSPLLAKLGMERSKALGVSKKAPIGHYDPEHFNQAGSFDLVLADRVMHRVRDKENFLDRVCDCVKPKGGVLLFDYVIEGTPSSWESWNGWRDSEPLEVYPWSGTRMADELTQRNLDLRITEDLTQFHRRQAVERVRRLGEALKTAAPEPRVLKALARELALWWSRLRVLGSGLRFCRYVAMRPT comes from the coding sequence ATGCGGCACAATTTTCAGGATAGGGAGCGCTGGCGCAATCCCGACTGGCGGACGAAATTCGTCGCTTGGTGGGAAGGCTACGACCTCGCCGCCCTGTCCCGTCTGGCCCGCACCGCCCCCGCCTCCCGCCTGCCCCTGCGCGGCCCGGTGGCGGCGCTGGGTTCCGCCGCACCGGCCGCCGCCCTGCCGCCCGAGGCGCCGCGGCCCGATGCCGACCTGGAGCGGCTGGAAAACCTCCAGCTGGACCGCCAGGGCGAACCGGTCTGGTCGGTCGCCCGCACGGAAGGGGCTCAGATGCTGTGGGGCCAGGACTGCGTCGGTCCCGGCGACTCGCAATGGATGGTCGAATCCGTCCGCTCCTTCGGGCTGAACCCGGCCAAGAGCGTGCTCGACCTCTCGGCGGGGCTGGGCGGGCCGGCGCGCGGCATCGTCGACAGCTACGACACCTGGGTGACCGGGTTGGAGATGTCGCCCCTGCTGGCCAAGCTGGGGATGGAGCGCTCCAAGGCGCTGGGCGTGTCGAAGAAGGCGCCGATCGGCCATTACGACCCCGAGCATTTCAACCAGGCGGGCTCCTTCGACCTCGTGCTGGCCGACCGGGTGATGCACCGGGTGCGCGACAAGGAGAATTTCCTCGACCGCGTCTGCGACTGCGTGAAGCCGAAGGGCGGCGTGCTGCTGTTCGATTACGTGATCGAGGGCACCCCGTCCTCCTGGGAGAGCTGGAACGGCTGGCGCGACTCCGAGCCGCTGGAGGTCTATCCCTGGTCGGGAACCCGCATGGCCGACGAGCTGACCCAGCGCAACCTGGACCTGCGCATTACCGAGGATCTGACCCAGTTCCACCGCCGTCAGGCCGTGGAGCGGGTGCGCCGGCTGGGCGAGGCATTGAAGACCGCCGCCCCCGAGCCCCGCGTGCTCAAGGCGCTGGCCCGCGAGCTGGCGCTGTGGTGGTCGCGCCTGCGCGTTCTGGGCAGCGGGTTGCGCTTTTGCCGCTACGTGGCGATGCGCCCGACCTGA
- a CDS encoding NUDIX domain-containing protein → MPHKTGNPWTVLTTKPIYENPWMRVVEHDVLTPLGNPGIYGVMHAQNLATGVVPIDDQGRVTLVGQYRFPLEQYSWEIPEGGGKKGVEPVESAKRELLEETGQTARHWLPILTMHLSNSITDETAHCFLAWGIEQGQAEPEETEVLQLRHVPFAEAYAMVKRGEITDAIAVACLLRVRLMALDGDLPEDVTRLILG, encoded by the coding sequence GTGCCGCACAAGACCGGCAATCCCTGGACCGTCCTGACGACCAAGCCGATCTACGAGAATCCGTGGATGCGGGTGGTGGAGCACGACGTGCTCACCCCGCTCGGCAACCCCGGAATCTACGGCGTCATGCACGCCCAGAATCTGGCGACCGGGGTGGTTCCCATCGACGACCAGGGCCGCGTGACGCTGGTCGGCCAGTACCGCTTCCCCTTGGAGCAGTACAGTTGGGAAATCCCGGAAGGCGGCGGCAAGAAGGGCGTCGAACCGGTGGAGTCGGCCAAGCGGGAGCTGCTGGAGGAGACCGGCCAGACCGCCCGCCACTGGCTGCCGATCCTGACCATGCACCTGTCCAACAGCATCACCGACGAGACCGCCCATTGCTTTCTCGCCTGGGGGATCGAGCAGGGGCAGGCCGAACCGGAGGAGACCGAGGTTCTGCAACTGCGCCACGTCCCCTTCGCGGAGGCCTACGCCATGGTCAAGCGCGGCGAGATCACCGACGCCATCGCGGTGGCCTGCCTGCTGAGGGTCCGCCTGATGGCGCTCGACGGCGACCTGCCCGAGGACGTCACCCGCCTGATCCTGGGTTGA
- a CDS encoding 3'-5' exonuclease codes for MQAVAIDFETANESRTSACSIGVAWIEDGRVVETEEHLIRPREMRFNPFNTAVHGLRAEDVAGAPEFPEVWHRFARRLDGRLVLAHNASFDISVLRHTLDDYGLEWPACRYLCTVVLARRAWPQLAAHKLNTLADHLGIALDHHHAGSDAEACGRIALAATRVLGLERLADIAAATGITFGQLAPGGYSPCKGGNPPPRRKLVPVV; via the coding sequence ATGCAGGCCGTCGCCATCGACTTCGAAACCGCCAACGAATCGCGAACCAGCGCCTGCTCCATCGGCGTCGCCTGGATCGAGGACGGGCGCGTGGTGGAGACCGAGGAGCATCTGATCCGCCCGCGGGAGATGCGCTTCAACCCCTTCAACACCGCCGTCCACGGCCTGCGGGCGGAGGATGTCGCCGGCGCGCCGGAGTTCCCGGAGGTTTGGCACCGCTTCGCCCGCCGGCTGGATGGGCGGCTGGTGCTGGCCCACAACGCCTCCTTCGACATCAGCGTGCTGCGCCACACGCTGGACGATTACGGGCTGGAGTGGCCGGCCTGCCGCTACCTCTGCACGGTGGTGCTGGCGCGCCGGGCCTGGCCGCAGCTGGCCGCGCACAAGCTGAATACCTTGGCCGACCATCTGGGCATCGCGCTCGACCACCACCACGCCGGCAGCGACGCCGAGGCCTGCGGGCGCATCGCCCTCGCCGCCACCCGCGTTCTGGGTCTGGAGCGGCTGGCCGACATCGCCGCGGCCACCGGCATCACGTTCGGGCAGCTGGCGCCGGGCGGCTACAGCCCTTGCAAGGGCGGCAACCCGCCGCCGCGGCGCAAGCTGGTGCCGGTGGTTTAG